The Chloroflexus aggregans DSM 9485 genome segment TTTACCAGCATCTGCATACGCTCTTCCCATTCGAGGCAGAAGCGACGGGCAATATCGAGCGCATACGACGCCGGCACAAGTGCAAAGAGATCATCACCACCGAGAATGAGCGGGAGCATCGGCATCATCGTCGCCTGTGCCGGAACTTGCTTGCGGAACTCAATCATCGGAACGGCCAGACTCTCACTCAGCACCGTTGATAGACCTTGCGAAAGGTTCTGGAGCTGCCCCTGGTCACAATTGCCGAATAATTGACCCATACCGTTGCCGTCGGCCACCAAATAGGCTACGTAGTTTCGTTTACTCAGGTCAAAAACGGCAATGGCATCGGCGTCTTCGGGCCAATCGGGTTCAATGTGGGCAGGAATTGCCGCTTTCTTAGCATAAGGATCGTACACTCCACCAAGGAATTCGCGCAGACCACGATCACGCTCAGTTGCTTTGATCTGACAGGTCGCACACAGATACCTGTGGCGGGAATCGTTCCTTCCCGCCAGCCGATCACGCCGTTCCGCCAACCCCACGCCACACGACTCGCAGAATGCGACATACGGCATATGCACTTCGGCTACTACTCCCTGCCGATGACTCTTCGCCCAGCGCAACTTTGTACCGGCTTCATCATTGGCCGTGCGGAAATCACTGTTCATCGCTACAGGCTCAGCAACTGTCAGACTGCCACCCAACGCCAGCCGGTAGCGTTCAGCCAGATCGGCGCCGAAAGCAACCGCGTCATTTCGATCGTCAAAGATCACCCGAAAACTACCACCATCGTTGACCACAACCTGACCGTTGTACTGCTTCGCCAAGGTATCTTCGACGCTACGGCAGAAGCGAGTCAGCAACTGACTCGCCCCAACCACTTCGCGCAAGCGCGAAGAGCGAAAGATGAAATCCTGAATCTTATCGGCCTCGGCGGCCAAG includes the following:
- a CDS encoding Cas10/Cmr2 second palm domain-containing protein, whose translation is MPYLLAAEADKIQDFIFRSSRLREVVGASQLLTRFCRSVEDTLAKQYNGQVVVNDGGSFRVIFDDRNDAVAFGADLAERYRLALGGSLTVAEPVAMNSDFRTANDEAGTKLRWAKSHRQGVVAEVHMPYVAFCESCGVGLAERRDRLAGRNDSRHRYLCATCQIKATERDRGLREFLGGVYDPYAKKAAIPAHIEPDWPEDADAIAVFDLSKRNYVAYLVADGNGMGQLFGNCDQGQLQNLSQGLSTVLSESLAVPMIEFRKQVPAQATMMPMLPLILGGDDLFALVPASYALDIARRFCLEWEERMQMLVNKIGLHNVPRPTIAAAVVICKRTYPYALAHRRAEALLEDAKRQSKLLAAKTNGHLSAVNFEVILGNRLAGMAEADGDQVIRRSLRPYWVAEHDLSKDALLRGIDLKHLLAQRYALKDLPRKRLAELRRCFAEVQTDIPVQQRTQNLERWTQHRLEWILERLSAASRSAVVDALAVLGKPKNDGNGAHYWRSITRDNRDVVVHGMLDLLEVWEFAQELSHNPDDYEPQEDEA